Within the Bradyrhizobium ottawaense genome, the region TTCGCGCCACACGATGCCGTTCAGGCAGATGAGATATTCCGCAAACGAGAAACCGCGTTCGGCGGGGCGGACGGTCGTGGAGCTCATGGCGCGGGGCTCCCGGCTAAAGCTGCGGTTCCGGTCAGGCGCATGAAAGCGGCGTTGACGTTGTCGGCGCCGGCTTCGGCGATGACGCGCGCGACCGGACCTTGCGCGAGAATTCGTCCCTGATGCAGGACCACGAGATCGTCGCTGGCGGTGATCTCGTCGAACAGATGCGTGGCCCACAGCACGCCGATGCCTTGCTCGGTGACGAGCTGCCGGACGTGGCTGAGGATATCGGCGCGCGCCTTGACGTCGAGCCCGACGGTGGCTTCGTCGAGCAGCAGCAGGCGGGGCCGGTGCAGCAAGGCGCGGGCGATTTCCAGCCGCCGCATCTGGCCGCCGGAGAGATCCCGCACCTTGCTGCCGGCGCGATCGGCAAGTCCGATCTGCGTCAGCACCTCGCCGCTGCGCGAGCGCGCGTCGCGCCGGCCGATGCCATGCAGGGCCGCGTGATACAGCAGGTTTTGCGTCACCGAGAGATCGAGATCGAGCGTGCGCGGCTGGAACACGACGCCAAGCAGCCGCAGCGCTTCGCCCGGTGCAAGCCCGATGTCATGGCCGAAAATACCGATATGGCCGGCCTGAATTCCAAACAGCCGCGTCACCAAAGCGAACAGCGTGCTCTTGCCGGCGCCGTTGAGGCCAAGCAGCGCCGTGAAGCTCGCCGGCGCGACGGCAAAGTTGATATCGATGAGGGCGCGCCGCGGGCCATAGCTATGGCTGACGCCGCTGATCGACAGCGCCCGTATCCCCGCTGTGCAAGCGGGGGCAGGGGGGTCCTGCGCATTCTGTCCGGCAGTGGGTGCGGCTGAGGTCGTCATGGTTGCGCCATCGTGATGCCCCAGGGTAGCTCGCCGACCTGGATGGTCTTGATGACCTTTTGCGCGGCGACGTCGATCACCGAGACGTCGTTCGATACGCCATTGGTCACCAGCAGATACTTTTCCTCCGGCGTGAAGGCCATGTGCCAGACCCGCTGGCCGACCAGGAGATATTTTTTGATCGCATGACTCGCGCCGTCGACGACGGCGATACGGTTGGCCGGGCCGAGCGCGATGAAAGCGGTCTTACCGTCCTTGGTCATGCCGATGCCCACGGGCTGGATCGCCTCGCGCCGCAGGCCCGGAATCTCAAAAGTGATTTTACCGGTCACCGCGTGCTTGACGGGGTCGATCACCGACACGGTGCCGCCGATCTCCGACGATACCCACAGTTCGGAACCGTCGCGCTTGAATTCGGCAAAGCGCGGCCGCGAGTCGACCAGCACATTGGCGACGACCTGGCGCGTCGCGGTGTCGATGAAATGCGCCATGTTGGTCGTCTCTGACGTGTTGATCAGGGTCTTGCCATCAGGGCTGATCGCCATGCCCTCGGGCTCGACGCCGACCTGGATGTCGCCGAGGCGCACGCGCTTCTCGAGATCGATGATCGTCACCGTGTTGTCGTTCTCATTGGCGACATAGAGGGTCTTGCCGGCGGCGTCCTGGGTGAACAGTTCGGGATCGGGGCCGGAGGGCAGGGAATCCACCACCTGCTGGGTCCTGGTGTCGATGACTTCGATCTTGTCGTCGTCACCGACCGCGACCAGCACGAACTTGCCGTCCCGCGTGAACTCGATGCCGCGCGGCCGCTGTCCGACCTTGATGGTTTTGGTGACGGTCCAGCTATCGGTGTCGATGACCGAGACGGTATTGCTCTTCTCGTTCGACACGTAGGCCATGAAGGCGTGAGCGGGTGAGGCGGCTGCGAGCGACATCGCCATCACCGGGAGCAGACAACCGCGCCACATGCCAAACCTCTCCGTCTTCAGTGCAGCTTGCTTCAGTGCAGCTTGCATTTGGTCTCCGGGCGATCGACGCCGAGCGTATCGAGTTCCGAGGTCTGATGCAGAAAACCTTCCTGCGGCGAAACCGAGACGACCATGCGACCGTCGACCAGCAGGATCGGCTGGCGAAGCTGCAAATTCCAGTCGCGCAGCGTCAGCCGCTGTCCCTTGAAGGCCGCGACCGAAAAGTCCGGTCCCTTCAGAAAGTGGAATACCGTTTTGGAGTCGCCGGAACTGGTGCGCGATGTCGCCTCACCGAGCATGCGCACTGCCGTCCAGGCCTGCATGTCCAGCGCGGTCATATGCCGTGAATTCAATTTCATGAACCGGTTCTGCATCTGCACCGCGCCCCATTGATCCTGCGCGGCGTCCCAACTGGCCGGCACCAGGCCCGCCGAGCCCGCGACCGGTCGCGGGTCCCAGGTGCGGTAAGGCAGATAGGAAGCGAACACCTCGCTTTCATCGGCTGCGACGAGAACGTCGTAGGCCGGCGCAGCTTGCGTGAACACCGGCATTTGACGCTGGATCAGGGTGACGCCGCTGTCGGTGCGGCGGGCGCCGCCGGTGTCCTCGAAGGTCCGCTCCTGAACGATCTTGGCGCCGAAGCGCGAGGCGGCGCGTCGCAGCGCGTCGGCATAGAGCTTGTCCTGGTCATGCGACCCCGCCACCAGCAGCCAGCGCTTCCACTGCTTCCACACCAGATACTGGGCGAGTGCGTCCGCGAGCATCGAGCGCGTCGGCGCGACATGGACGATGTTGGCGC harbors:
- a CDS encoding ABC transporter ATP-binding protein — protein: MTTSAAPTAGQNAQDPPAPACTAGIRALSISGVSHSYGPRRALIDINFAVAPASFTALLGLNGAGKSTLFALVTRLFGIQAGHIGIFGHDIGLAPGEALRLLGVVFQPRTLDLDLSVTQNLLYHAALHGIGRRDARSRSGEVLTQIGLADRAGSKVRDLSGGQMRRLEIARALLHRPRLLLLDEATVGLDVKARADILSHVRQLVTEQGIGVLWATHLFDEITASDDLVVLHQGRILAQGPVARVIAEAGADNVNAAFMRLTGTAALAGSPAP
- a CDS encoding YVTN family beta-propeller repeat protein — translated: MQAALKQAALKTERFGMWRGCLLPVMAMSLAAASPAHAFMAYVSNEKSNTVSVIDTDSWTVTKTIKVGQRPRGIEFTRDGKFVLVAVGDDDKIEVIDTRTQQVVDSLPSGPDPELFTQDAAGKTLYVANENDNTVTIIDLEKRVRLGDIQVGVEPEGMAISPDGKTLINTSETTNMAHFIDTATRQVVANVLVDSRPRFAEFKRDGSELWVSSEIGGTVSVIDPVKHAVTGKITFEIPGLRREAIQPVGIGMTKDGKTAFIALGPANRIAVVDGASHAIKKYLLVGQRVWHMAFTPEEKYLLVTNGVSNDVSVIDVAAQKVIKTIQVGELPWGITMAQP
- a CDS encoding ABC transporter substrate-binding protein codes for the protein MIRWLVAAIGFCVAATPVFAADPIEIGIGYLGHAGVKAKLSLVEQPADNDGVAGARLAIEDNNTTGKFLNQHFTLEEVRLKDGDDAVKAVTALADRNGFIIADLPADELLKAADAVRERGTVLFNAGSIDDRLRETDCRANIVHVAPTRSMLADALAQYLVWKQWKRWLLVAGSHDQDKLYADALRRAASRFGAKIVQERTFEDTGGARRTDSGVTLIQRQMPVFTQAAPAYDVLVAADESEVFASYLPYRTWDPRPVAGSAGLVPASWDAAQDQWGAVQMQNRFMKLNSRHMTALDMQAWTAVRMLGEATSRTSSGDSKTVFHFLKGPDFSVAAFKGQRLTLRDWNLQLRQPILLVDGRMVVSVSPQEGFLHQTSELDTLGVDRPETKCKLH